A single region of the Syngnathus acus chromosome 6, fSynAcu1.2, whole genome shotgun sequence genome encodes:
- the LOC119123966 gene encoding uncharacterized protein LOC119123966, with translation MLREHYSGKSKPRIINLYTSLTRLNMTGNESVTDYMIRAENLITALRDAGETMSDGLTIAMVLNGLPDSFKPLAVHVTQNEDTVTFTDFKRRLRIYEETERMKLIESADNVMKTCVKPSRGSTKKHISNRNGEDSADLTCYRCGTKGHKSRGCTRNVWCSYCNSNTHQESICRKKRTQDGARQIAEGETGNQDQLFKAEHMKKKRLSDNVKMKGIMVDGGATSHIVNDIQTFTSFDESFKPESHSVELADGTKCSGIAQRRGTAVIYLRDDAGRQQTAQLREALYMPSYPHNIFSVARATNGGATITFKKGDSHIVTKDGSRFDIHETWNSSP, from the exons ATGCTCAGAGAACATTATTCAGGAAAAAGCAAGCCAAGAATCATAAACTTGTATACCTCGTTGACCAGACTGAACatgacaggtaacgagagtgTAACAGACTATATGATAAGGGCAGAAAACCTGATTACTGCTCTGAGGGATGCAGGTGAGACTATGAGTGATGGATTGACCATAGCAATGGTGTTAAATGGCCTACCTGATTCCTTCAAGCCACTAGCCGTACATGTAACACAAAATGAAGATACAGTTACATTCACCGATTTCAAGAGAAGGCTACGGATTTATGAAGAAACTGAGAGGATGAAACTAATAGAGTCTGCAGATAATGTGATGAAAACTTGTGTGAAGCCAAGCCGAGGCTCCACTAAAAAGCACATCAGCAACAGAAACGGTGAAGATTCTGCTGACCTGACATGCTACAGATGTGGAACAAAAGGGCACAAGTCAAGAGGATGTACCAGAAATGTTTGGTGCAGTTACTGCAACAGCAACACGCATCAAGAGTCCATATGCAGGAAAAAGAGGACTCAAGATGGAGCGAGACAAATCGCAGAGGGAGAGACTGGTAACCAAGATCAACTTTTCAAAGCAGAGCACATGAAAAAGAAGAGACTGTCAGATAACGTGAAGATGAAAGGCATCATGGTGGACGGGGGAGCTACATCTCACATTGTGAATGACATCCAGACGTTCACCAGCTTCGATGAGTCATTCAAGCCTGAGTCTCATTCAGTGGAACTAGCCGACGGGACCAAGTGCAGTGGAATAGCACAACGCAGAGGAACAGCGGTGATCTACCTACGTGACGATGCCGGGCGCCAGCAGACAGCGCAGCTGAGAGAGGCGTTGTACATGCCCTCATATCCTCACAACATCTTTTCGGTGGCAAGAGCAACAAATGGAGGAGCGACTATCACCTTCAAGAAAGGAGACAGTCACATAGTTACCAAAGACGGCAGCAGGTTTGACATCCATGAGA CGTGGAACTCATCTCCCTGA